The following proteins are co-located in the Ursus arctos isolate Adak ecotype North America unplaced genomic scaffold, UrsArc2.0 scaffold_13, whole genome shotgun sequence genome:
- the FRMD1 gene encoding FERM domain-containing protein 1 isoform X1 yields the protein MTTEPRDVLVLLPTREQLRLVVGVQATGRELFQQVCDMASIRDAHFFGLSVVRRPAWPSAGARLAKRGSGMHDEFMKAQDNEYMFMDLEQKLSKYFSKDWKREGHKDSGRPRAPFVTFLRVQFYVENGRLLRDRTARHLYYCHLKERVLRSQCAHREEAYFLLAAYGLQADLGNHREPVHVGRYFEPHAYFPPWIVARRGSAYILRHAPAMHREQRGLNPTEAVLRFIREACRLEDVPVHFFRLYKDKKDDRPTVILGLTLNGMQIYQETSHAPELLYDFPWSHVGKVVFLGKKFEVWPDGLPSARKLVFYTGCAWRSRHLLRLLGASHQLRLVLQPALRRLQQREEAEEKKHYRESYISDTLDLDLDLDPGGRGSPGSPHSGDSRDSGGSSQHLPHRLSVRSADSHSSSHTSGIEADVRPLEPGEMSVDAPLGAEAPRAEAPPCSSSTSQSSHCTDGGSGDRPEGDTKGWADASGPGPTAVVQVPLTGVRGRSAKALHQMPEADPQHRSPDHALPGTHAVRSTNSLLLVLCKDDQLPQEFVV from the exons GTGCAGGCCACTGGTCGTGAGCTCTTTCAGCAGGTGTGTGACATGGCCAGCATCAGAGACGCCCACTTCTTTGGCCTGAGTGTGGTCAGAA GACCCGCGTGGCCAAGTGCTGGAGCTCGCCTTGCAAAGAGGGGCTCAGGGATGCACGATGAATTCATGAAGGCCCAAG ACAACGAGTACATGTTTATGGATTTGGAGCAGAAGCTCAGCAAGTACTTCTCCAAGGACTGGAAGCGGGAAGGGCACAAA GACAGTGGGCGGCCCCGCGCGCCCTTCGTGACCTTCCTCAGGGTGCAGTTCTACGTGGAGAACGGAAGGCTCCTGAG GGACAGGACGGCCAGACACCTGTACTACTGTCACCTGAAGGAGCGGGTGCTGAGGTCCCAGTGTGCCCACCGGGAGGAGGCCTACTTCCTGCTGGCGGCCTACGGGCTGCAGGCTGACCTGGGCAACCACCGGGAGCCAGTGCACGTGGGGAGGTACTTCGAGCCGCACGCCTACTTTCCACCGTGG ATCGTCGCCAGGAGGGGCAGTGCCTACATCCTCAGGCACGCGCCCGCCATGCACCGTGAGCAGCGGGGCCTGAACCCCACGGAGGCCGTGCTGCGTTTCATCAGGGAGGCCTGCCGGCTCGAGGACGTGCCTGTCCACTTCTTCAGGCTCTACAAG GATAAGAAGGATGACAGACCTACGGTCATCCTGGGACTGACCCTCAACGGAATGCAAATCTATCAG GagacgagccatgccccggagctGCTCTATGACTTCCCCTGGTCCCACGTTGGGAAGGTGGTGTTTTTG GGGAAGAAGTTCGAGGTGTGGCCGGACGGGCTGCCGTCGGCGCGGAAGCTGGTGTTCTACACGGGCTGCGCCTGGCGCTCCCGCCACCTGCTGAGGCTGCTCGGCGCCAGCCACCAGCTGCGGCTCGTCCTGCAGCCCGCTCTGCGCAGGCTACAGCAGCGGGAGGAGGCCGAAG AGAAGAAGCATTATCGCGAGTCCTACATCAGCGACACGCTGGACCTGGACCTGGACCTGGACCCGGGCGGCAGGGGCTCCCCGGGCTCCCCTCACAGCGGGGACAGCAGGGACAGTGGGGGCAGCAGCCAGCACCTCCCCCACCGCCTGTCCGTCCGGTCGGCCGACAGCCACAGCAGCTCCCACACATCAGGCATCGAGGCTGACGTTCGGCCCTTGGAGCCCGGGGAGATGTCAGTGGATGCGCCCTTGGGTGCGGAGGCTCCCCGTGCAGAGGCCCCACCCTGCAGCTCCAGCACCAGCCAGAGCAGCCACTGCACGGACGGTGGCAGCGGGGACAGGCCCGAGGGGGACACGAAGGGCTGGGCAGATG CCTCTGGCCCAGGGCCCACGGCAGTCGTGCAGGTCCCGCTGaccggggtgaggggcaggagtgCCAAGGCCCTACACCAG ATGCCAGAGGCAGACCCACAGCACCGCAGCCCGGACCACGCACTGCCGGGAACCCATGCGGTGAGGTCCACGAACAGCCTCCTCCTGGTCCTGTGCAAGGACGACCAGCTCCCACAGGAGTTCGTGGTGTAG
- the FRMD1 gene encoding FERM domain-containing protein 1 isoform X2 — protein sequence MTTEPRDVLVLLPTREQLRLVVGVQATGRELFQQVCDMASIRDAHFFGLSVVRNNEYMFMDLEQKLSKYFSKDWKREGHKDSGRPRAPFVTFLRVQFYVENGRLLRDRTARHLYYCHLKERVLRSQCAHREEAYFLLAAYGLQADLGNHREPVHVGRYFEPHAYFPPWIVARRGSAYILRHAPAMHREQRGLNPTEAVLRFIREACRLEDVPVHFFRLYKDKKDDRPTVILGLTLNGMQIYQETSHAPELLYDFPWSHVGKVVFLGKKFEVWPDGLPSARKLVFYTGCAWRSRHLLRLLGASHQLRLVLQPALRRLQQREEAEEKKHYRESYISDTLDLDLDLDPGGRGSPGSPHSGDSRDSGGSSQHLPHRLSVRSADSHSSSHTSGIEADVRPLEPGEMSVDAPLGAEAPRAEAPPCSSSTSQSSHCTDGGSGDRPEGDTKGWADASGPGPTAVVQVPLTGVRGRSAKALHQMPEADPQHRSPDHALPGTHAVRSTNSLLLVLCKDDQLPQEFVV from the exons GTGCAGGCCACTGGTCGTGAGCTCTTTCAGCAGGTGTGTGACATGGCCAGCATCAGAGACGCCCACTTCTTTGGCCTGAGTGTGGTCAGAA ACAACGAGTACATGTTTATGGATTTGGAGCAGAAGCTCAGCAAGTACTTCTCCAAGGACTGGAAGCGGGAAGGGCACAAA GACAGTGGGCGGCCCCGCGCGCCCTTCGTGACCTTCCTCAGGGTGCAGTTCTACGTGGAGAACGGAAGGCTCCTGAG GGACAGGACGGCCAGACACCTGTACTACTGTCACCTGAAGGAGCGGGTGCTGAGGTCCCAGTGTGCCCACCGGGAGGAGGCCTACTTCCTGCTGGCGGCCTACGGGCTGCAGGCTGACCTGGGCAACCACCGGGAGCCAGTGCACGTGGGGAGGTACTTCGAGCCGCACGCCTACTTTCCACCGTGG ATCGTCGCCAGGAGGGGCAGTGCCTACATCCTCAGGCACGCGCCCGCCATGCACCGTGAGCAGCGGGGCCTGAACCCCACGGAGGCCGTGCTGCGTTTCATCAGGGAGGCCTGCCGGCTCGAGGACGTGCCTGTCCACTTCTTCAGGCTCTACAAG GATAAGAAGGATGACAGACCTACGGTCATCCTGGGACTGACCCTCAACGGAATGCAAATCTATCAG GagacgagccatgccccggagctGCTCTATGACTTCCCCTGGTCCCACGTTGGGAAGGTGGTGTTTTTG GGGAAGAAGTTCGAGGTGTGGCCGGACGGGCTGCCGTCGGCGCGGAAGCTGGTGTTCTACACGGGCTGCGCCTGGCGCTCCCGCCACCTGCTGAGGCTGCTCGGCGCCAGCCACCAGCTGCGGCTCGTCCTGCAGCCCGCTCTGCGCAGGCTACAGCAGCGGGAGGAGGCCGAAG AGAAGAAGCATTATCGCGAGTCCTACATCAGCGACACGCTGGACCTGGACCTGGACCTGGACCCGGGCGGCAGGGGCTCCCCGGGCTCCCCTCACAGCGGGGACAGCAGGGACAGTGGGGGCAGCAGCCAGCACCTCCCCCACCGCCTGTCCGTCCGGTCGGCCGACAGCCACAGCAGCTCCCACACATCAGGCATCGAGGCTGACGTTCGGCCCTTGGAGCCCGGGGAGATGTCAGTGGATGCGCCCTTGGGTGCGGAGGCTCCCCGTGCAGAGGCCCCACCCTGCAGCTCCAGCACCAGCCAGAGCAGCCACTGCACGGACGGTGGCAGCGGGGACAGGCCCGAGGGGGACACGAAGGGCTGGGCAGATG CCTCTGGCCCAGGGCCCACGGCAGTCGTGCAGGTCCCGCTGaccggggtgaggggcaggagtgCCAAGGCCCTACACCAG ATGCCAGAGGCAGACCCACAGCACCGCAGCCCGGACCACGCACTGCCGGGAACCCATGCGGTGAGGTCCACGAACAGCCTCCTCCTGGTCCTGTGCAAGGACGACCAGCTCCCACAGGAGTTCGTGGTGTAG